The Sediminispirochaeta bajacaliforniensis DSM 16054 genome has a segment encoding these proteins:
- a CDS encoding ABC transporter permease, which produces MIGIVLKTFVRRLWQLIPILLIVATIIFVITRMIPGDPAVTMLGPQASAEAVQNLREELGLDQNIFVQYAIYLKDVVQGDFGTSYAYNEPVTTLIWKRFPNTVLLSLFALVLALLIGIPVGVVSATRQYSIFDYVSMVLALVGVSMPIFWLGLMLVLVFSVNLGWLPSLGMGSLAKGLGDVFRHLLLPGLCIATIPMATFARITRASMLEVVNQEYIKALRARGIREYLVIWKHGLKNALPPIITVIGLQVSYLLAGAILTETIFSWPGMGRLIYDAIENRDYLLIQGTVLFVAFIYVMINLFVDIVYIIVNPKISYAKQG; this is translated from the coding sequence ATGATCGGAATAGTTTTAAAAACTTTCGTTCGGCGTTTGTGGCAGCTCATTCCGATCCTTCTTATTGTTGCTACCATTATCTTTGTTATTACAAGGATGATTCCCGGAGATCCTGCGGTTACCATGTTGGGACCGCAGGCCTCCGCGGAAGCTGTACAAAATCTTAGAGAAGAACTTGGTTTGGATCAGAATATTTTTGTTCAGTATGCAATCTATTTGAAGGATGTTGTACAAGGTGATTTTGGGACCTCGTATGCATATAATGAGCCTGTTACCACACTTATTTGGAAGCGATTTCCCAATACCGTATTGCTGAGTCTTTTTGCCCTGGTATTGGCATTGCTTATCGGTATCCCTGTGGGAGTAGTTTCTGCTACGCGACAGTATTCGATTTTTGATTATGTATCGATGGTTCTCGCCCTTGTGGGGGTATCGATGCCGATATTTTGGCTTGGTTTGATGCTTGTTCTTGTATTCAGCGTCAACCTCGGATGGCTACCTTCTTTGGGGATGGGAAGCCTCGCAAAAGGCCTCGGTGATGTTTTTCGGCATCTGCTTCTTCCTGGGTTGTGCATTGCGACGATTCCCATGGCAACCTTTGCAAGGATTACTCGTGCGAGCATGCTGGAGGTGGTGAACCAAGAGTATATCAAGGCTCTCAGGGCGAGGGGTATCCGTGAATATTTGGTTATCTGGAAGCATGGCCTCAAGAATGCCTTACCACCAATCATCACCGTCATTGGACTCCAGGTTTCCTACTTGCTGGCTGGTGCAATCTTGACTGAAACGATTTTCAGCTGGCCGGGTATGGGAAGGTTGATCTATGACGCAATAGAAAATCGGGATTATCTCCTTATCCAGGGCACCGTTCTCTTTGTTGCTTTCATTTATGTAATGATCAACCTGTTCGTTGATATTGTGTACATCATCGTAAATCCAAAGATCTCTTATGCGAAACAAGGCTGA
- a CDS encoding amidohydrolase: MDTVIEGGLVFDAEHGSYAKQDLVIREGRIASLLPEGEGPSSLDGKAVRIVDARDRFVLPGLIDAHSHMGMWVSRPLGNDCNECSNPMTPGVRAIDGINPRDPDFQKALQAGFTTMMLTPGSGNLIGGQAATLRLCGKTVRDMTWQPYSALKAALGENPISVYGPVGKSPASRMANAALLEETLACAWEYSKISEADQNDAYWDIFLPLFQKLVPLKIHAHRADDILTAIRIVEKFPIRYTLDHCTEGYLIADELAARNVPLLVGPLFMFKTKDELKNKSEYNPVSLVERGCSVSLISDHPFAGTMFLPAQAGLLVKAGLPEQEALKLLTINPARALGLDHEIGSLTPGKRADVVLYQGNPLEIRSCCTMTMMDGVVIYNAEEERIRCC; encoded by the coding sequence ATGGATACGGTAATCGAGGGCGGGCTTGTTTTTGACGCCGAGCATGGGAGCTATGCTAAGCAAGACCTGGTAATACGGGAAGGGCGTATTGCTTCGCTTTTGCCTGAGGGAGAGGGGCCATCCTCCCTTGACGGAAAAGCGGTCAGGATTGTAGACGCCAGGGACCGGTTTGTCCTTCCCGGACTGATTGATGCCCATAGTCATATGGGCATGTGGGTCTCTCGTCCCCTTGGAAATGATTGCAATGAGTGTTCCAATCCCATGACACCTGGGGTACGTGCCATCGACGGGATTAATCCCAGAGATCCCGATTTTCAAAAGGCTCTGCAGGCCGGTTTTACCACCATGATGCTCACTCCCGGAAGCGGTAACCTGATCGGGGGGCAGGCGGCCACCCTTCGGCTCTGCGGAAAGACGGTCAGGGATATGACATGGCAGCCCTACAGTGCTTTGAAGGCGGCCCTTGGAGAGAACCCTATATCCGTTTACGGCCCTGTTGGAAAAAGTCCTGCAAGTAGAATGGCCAATGCCGCTCTTCTGGAAGAAACCTTGGCTTGTGCCTGGGAATATAGCAAAATATCCGAGGCGGACCAAAATGATGCCTATTGGGATATATTTCTTCCGCTTTTTCAGAAGCTTGTCCCTTTAAAGATACATGCCCACAGGGCAGACGACATTCTGACAGCCATACGAATCGTGGAGAAGTTTCCCATCCGGTATACCCTCGATCATTGTACCGAAGGCTACCTGATTGCCGATGAATTGGCAGCCCGGAATGTCCCGCTTCTTGTCGGACCTCTTTTTATGTTCAAAACAAAGGATGAGTTGAAGAACAAATCTGAATATAATCCCGTCAGCCTTGTCGAGCGGGGATGCTCTGTCTCTCTTATCTCCGATCATCCTTTTGCAGGGACCATGTTTCTTCCTGCTCAGGCCGGACTGCTTGTAAAAGCGGGACTTCCTGAACAGGAGGCGTTAAAGTTGTTGACCATTAATCCGGCACGGGCCTTGGGGCTGGATCATGAAATCGGAAGTCTGACTCCTGGAAAGCGGGCCGATGTCGTTCTCTATCAAGGGAATCCCCTGGAGATCAGGTCTTGTTGTACCATGACCATGATGGATGGCGTTGTCATTTATAATGCCGAGGAAGAGAGAATACGATGCTGTTAA
- a CDS encoding ABC transporter ATP-binding protein, with protein MRDALLHIEHLTTAYTLTSKNLFEKKKVLKAVNDVTFQIFKGETLGVIGESGCGKSTLGKTILHIVKPASGTVSFRDENITAKTTAEMKPFRKKMQIIFQDPYSSLDPRKTAFQLIEEPMIIHRMYNKAARKERVFGLLEDVGLKKEHAFRYPHEFSGGQRQRINVARALALEPEFIVCDEPVSALDVSVQAQVLNLLKNIQQKYHFTYLFISHDLSVVKYLSDRLLIMYLGYIVEEGTARAIYQEPCHPYTKALFASIPPESPFEKKKEAALSGELPSPLNLPAGCPLSTRCPLSRDICREKKPELLAIDEEHRVACHFPEEGKVLWA; from the coding sequence TTGAGAGATGCACTGTTACATATCGAGCATCTAACTACCGCATATACGTTAACAAGTAAAAATCTTTTTGAAAAGAAAAAGGTGCTGAAGGCTGTTAACGATGTTACTTTCCAGATTTTTAAGGGGGAAACCTTAGGGGTGATCGGAGAATCCGGTTGCGGAAAATCCACCCTTGGGAAGACTATTTTACATATCGTCAAACCGGCTTCCGGGACCGTGTCGTTTCGTGATGAGAATATTACGGCCAAGACAACGGCCGAGATGAAGCCCTTCCGAAAGAAGATGCAGATTATTTTCCAAGACCCCTATTCTTCCCTTGATCCCAGAAAAACGGCCTTTCAGTTGATAGAAGAACCGATGATCATTCACCGGATGTATAATAAAGCGGCTAGGAAAGAACGGGTTTTTGGGCTCCTGGAAGATGTCGGCCTTAAAAAAGAGCATGCTTTCCGTTATCCCCACGAATTCTCCGGGGGCCAGCGGCAGAGGATTAATGTGGCCAGGGCCCTTGCTCTTGAGCCTGAATTTATTGTCTGTGACGAACCTGTATCGGCCCTTGATGTTTCTGTTCAGGCCCAAGTCCTGAATTTATTAAAAAATATTCAGCAAAAGTATCATTTTACCTATTTGTTTATATCTCACGATCTTAGTGTCGTGAAGTACCTAAGCGATAGGCTCCTCATTATGTATTTAGGATATATCGTGGAAGAGGGGACCGCGAGGGCCATCTATCAGGAGCCTTGCCATCCCTATACCAAGGCCCTTTTCGCCTCGATTCCTCCGGAAAGTCCTTTTGAAAAGAAAAAAGAGGCTGCCCTTTCTGGAGAGCTTCCCAGTCCCTTAAACCTTCCCGCTGGCTGCCCACTGTCGACGCGTTGCCCGCTCAGTAGGGATATTTGTCGCGAGAAAAAGCCTGAATTGCTTGCCATTGATGAGGAGCATCGAGTGGCCTGTCATTTTCCAGAGGAGGGAAAAGTATTATGGGCATAG
- a CDS encoding ArgE/DapE family deacylase, whose translation MGIEDQKKAVWMLVQERKEELIGLCSDLLQIPSENPPGNVAAIVSYITAYLEKSGISFQIVGPDEGHPIVIAHIGDTAGNELVFNGHCDVVPAGDRSQWDFDPYSGEVTEKRIRGRGASDMKCGLGGALFIMRLLAEKNTKLKGTLTLHIVPDEESGGRLGTKWLVDQGFTQDTFACVVAEPTSSDNCEVGQKGSLQIRIKIKGKSAHGSLGKYKGDNAIRRMADLVTRLGVLEEMTGRYTEEQLPVLADSKRIAFTAQGGSPGVENIIDHVTVNLGTIKGGTKTNMVADYCEAEIDVRVPIGLPVQEVLHTFYSIVEEIGIPEIGYDINWNSEANYTDVNEPLIQKVVDNANAVWESSITPAYQWASSDARYYREAGIPTVQYGPANTVGIHSYNEDVDIEDVVNSAKVYAGVILDLIGCEE comes from the coding sequence ATGGGCATAGAAGATCAAAAGAAAGCTGTATGGATGCTTGTGCAGGAAAGGAAAGAGGAGCTTATCGGCCTTTGTTCTGACCTGCTTCAGATCCCCAGCGAGAATCCACCGGGAAATGTAGCCGCTATTGTATCGTATATAACGGCCTATCTCGAGAAAAGTGGAATATCGTTTCAGATTGTTGGCCCCGATGAAGGTCATCCCATTGTGATTGCCCATATCGGAGATACGGCAGGAAATGAGCTTGTATTTAATGGCCATTGCGATGTCGTCCCGGCCGGTGATCGAAGCCAGTGGGATTTCGATCCCTATAGTGGCGAGGTGACGGAGAAAAGGATACGTGGACGAGGTGCCTCGGACATGAAATGCGGTCTTGGTGGGGCCCTGTTTATCATGAGACTTCTGGCGGAAAAGAATACCAAGCTGAAGGGGACATTAACTCTCCATATTGTTCCCGATGAGGAATCTGGCGGACGATTGGGTACAAAATGGCTTGTGGATCAGGGCTTTACTCAAGATACCTTTGCCTGTGTCGTGGCAGAGCCGACCTCTTCCGACAATTGCGAGGTGGGACAGAAGGGGTCTCTGCAAATACGTATCAAGATAAAAGGCAAATCTGCCCATGGAAGTCTGGGGAAATACAAGGGTGATAATGCGATACGCAGAATGGCCGACCTTGTTACAAGACTCGGTGTCCTTGAAGAGATGACAGGACGATACACTGAGGAACAGCTACCGGTCCTCGCCGATTCAAAGCGGATTGCTTTTACGGCCCAGGGAGGAAGCCCTGGTGTTGAAAATATTATCGACCACGTTACCGTTAACCTTGGTACCATTAAGGGTGGGACAAAAACAAATATGGTTGCCGATTATTGCGAGGCCGAGATAGATGTTCGAGTCCCCATCGGCCTTCCCGTGCAGGAAGTTCTGCACACATTCTATTCCATTGTAGAGGAGATCGGAATTCCTGAGATCGGATATGATATCAATTGGAATTCTGAAGCAAATTACACAGATGTTAACGAACCACTTATTCAAAAGGTAGTTGATAACGCCAACGCTGTGTGGGAAAGTTCCATTACTCCTGCCTACCAGTGGGCATCCAGCGATGCCCGCTATTACCGAGAGGCCGGTATCCCGACTGTCCAGTATGGTCCTGCAAATACCGTTGGAATCCATTCTTATAATGAAGATGTAGATATTGAGGATGTGGTGAATTCGGCTAAGGTTTATGCAGGAGTGATCCTTGATTTGATTGGCTGTGAGGAATAG
- a CDS encoding AroM family protein — protein MKATLGIITIGQAPRTDVSGDIKEITGNSITIREIGLLDEYSYDEAEKRYGPSNHESILVSRMRDGRGIKLSDEKIQIRMQEVVSREEKKLDIILILCTAPFPHIVSSVPVLVPQPIIQGLVGSLSAGSPVGVIVPEEEQKKEALSRWAQAGVKAVPIALSPYQKEKGHWQTALTPLAKKSDIHYIIMDCMGYSKAMRQIVQEVTRKHIILPRTMIMRIIVDLICP, from the coding sequence ATGAAGGCAACACTTGGCATCATTACTATTGGACAAGCTCCACGTACCGATGTAAGCGGTGATATCAAAGAGATAACCGGTAATTCGATCACCATTCGGGAAATTGGTCTTTTGGACGAGTACTCCTATGACGAGGCTGAAAAGCGTTACGGCCCATCAAACCACGAGTCTATATTGGTTTCCCGAATGCGCGACGGTCGCGGAATAAAATTGAGCGATGAAAAAATCCAAATAAGGATGCAGGAAGTCGTTTCCCGTGAAGAAAAAAAACTCGATATCATCCTCATCTTGTGTACTGCCCCTTTCCCTCATATCGTTTCATCTGTCCCCGTACTTGTCCCCCAGCCCATTATACAAGGTCTTGTCGGTTCCTTGAGTGCAGGCTCTCCTGTTGGTGTTATTGTTCCCGAGGAGGAGCAAAAAAAAGAGGCCCTTTCACGATGGGCCCAAGCAGGTGTGAAAGCTGTTCCGATTGCCTTGTCACCCTATCAAAAAGAAAAAGGTCACTGGCAAACGGCCCTAACACCTTTAGCGAAAAAAAGTGATATTCATTATATTATCATGGATTGTATGGGGTATTCTAAAGCGATGCGGCAGATAGTGCAGGAGGTAACAAGGAAACATATTATTTTGCCACGGACAATGATCATGAGGATCATCGTTGATTTAATCTGCCCATAA
- a CDS encoding ABC transporter permease has product MKRKEGNANSVWKMLSRNKTALIGLVIVLMVVAMALFAPCISPYDPDAMDLSYMFSKPGTAGHLLGTDEFGRDLLSRMIYGARVSIAVAFGGTIVGGGLGIILGLISGFKGGVVDSVIMRFIDGMFAFPFVLLAIVLMTVLGSGLRNVILAIGIANIPGCARLVRGQVHVVKNEEYCKAIEALGGSEWRLLFHHILPNILSPVIVFITLNIASAIISEAALSFLGLGIQPPQASWGNILRAGKDYLNTAPHIATISGLFILLSVLGFNLLGDGIRDVLDPRMKR; this is encoded by the coding sequence ATGAAAAGGAAAGAAGGCAATGCAAACAGTGTATGGAAGATGCTTTCTAGAAACAAAACGGCCCTGATCGGACTTGTCATAGTTTTGATGGTAGTTGCAATGGCCCTGTTTGCTCCATGTATCAGCCCTTATGACCCCGATGCGATGGACCTTTCCTATATGTTTTCCAAGCCGGGAACGGCTGGCCATCTTCTTGGTACCGATGAGTTTGGACGTGACCTTCTCAGTCGTATGATTTACGGAGCCAGAGTTTCCATCGCCGTTGCGTTTGGCGGGACCATAGTGGGAGGGGGGCTTGGCATTATTCTGGGGCTCATATCCGGTTTTAAGGGAGGGGTAGTCGATTCTGTGATTATGCGTTTTATCGACGGTATGTTTGCCTTCCCCTTTGTCCTTCTTGCGATTGTACTTATGACGGTCTTGGGAAGCGGACTGCGCAATGTGATACTGGCCATCGGAATTGCCAATATCCCGGGTTGTGCAAGGCTTGTCAGAGGACAGGTCCATGTGGTTAAAAACGAGGAATACTGTAAAGCGATTGAAGCCCTCGGCGGATCGGAATGGCGATTATTGTTTCACCATATCCTTCCCAATATTCTTTCTCCCGTTATTGTTTTCATCACCTTAAATATTGCCAGTGCCATTATTTCCGAAGCGGCTTTAAGTTTTCTTGGGCTTGGTATCCAGCCTCCGCAGGCCTCCTGGGGAAATATATTGAGAGCGGGGAAAGATTATCTTAATACGGCCCCCCATATTGCCACGATTTCCGGGCTTTTTATCCTGCTGAGTGTGCTTGGATTCAACCTTTTAGGGGATGGAATTCGTGATGTGCTCGATCCGAGAATGAAGAGGTAG
- a CDS encoding ABC transporter ATP-binding protein, with amino-acid sequence METNEKDPSVVLSVEELRTYFFMMAGVVKAVDGVSFSLRKGETLGIVGESGSGKSMTALSIMNLIPKPSAKVVGGRIMFEEKNLLELKQKEMEKIRGKDISMIFQDPMTSIDPVFPIGKQMIEVIRSHMNLTPAQAKERALHALRLVGIPDVEKRFYSYAHEFSGGMRQRVIIAMAIVCESKLIIADEPTTALDVTVQAQVLNLLKELQKRLGTPMILITHNICVIWEMCDTVMVMYAGKTVEHASVASLYETPLHPYTWGLLDSVPRLNQDTSKPLAVIEAIPSEEESTGDSCCFYDRCPYRKKICLEKSPRLKELSKGHFVACHLQESQEVMLKREGGSN; translated from the coding sequence ATGGAGACAAACGAGAAAGATCCGTCGGTCGTTTTATCCGTAGAGGAGCTCCGTACCTACTTTTTTATGATGGCCGGCGTTGTAAAAGCGGTAGATGGCGTGAGTTTTTCTTTGCGAAAGGGTGAAACTCTCGGCATTGTAGGAGAGTCCGGTTCCGGAAAGAGTATGACGGCTCTCTCCATCATGAACTTGATCCCAAAGCCTTCTGCAAAAGTTGTGGGCGGACGGATCATGTTCGAAGAAAAGAATCTACTTGAACTTAAACAAAAAGAGATGGAAAAAATCAGAGGAAAAGATATTTCCATGATTTTTCAAGATCCTATGACCTCCATCGATCCTGTTTTTCCGATCGGTAAGCAGATGATCGAGGTGATTCGATCGCATATGAATCTCACTCCTGCACAAGCCAAGGAGCGTGCATTGCATGCTCTCCGGCTGGTGGGTATCCCCGATGTCGAAAAGCGTTTTTATTCGTATGCCCATGAATTTTCGGGAGGAATGCGACAAAGGGTTATCATTGCTATGGCGATTGTATGTGAATCAAAGCTTATCATCGCCGATGAGCCCACTACCGCTTTGGATGTGACGGTCCAGGCACAGGTTCTTAATCTATTGAAGGAACTTCAAAAGCGGCTGGGAACTCCGATGATTCTCATCACCCATAACATCTGTGTGATATGGGAGATGTGCGATACCGTTATGGTGATGTACGCCGGCAAGACCGTGGAGCATGCCTCCGTTGCTTCCCTCTATGAGACTCCCCTTCATCCATATACCTGGGGGCTATTGGATTCGGTCCCGCGGCTAAATCAGGATACAAGTAAGCCGCTGGCAGTCATAGAAGCCATTCCCTCTGAAGAAGAAAGTACAGGTGATTCCTGCTGCTTCTATGATCGATGCCCGTACAGAAAAAAAATCTGTCTTGAGAAAAGTCCACGTCTGAAAGAGCTTTCGAAAGGACATTTTGTGGCTTGTCATTTACAGGAATCTCAAGAGGTGATGCTGAAAAGAGAAGGAGGCTCGAATTGA
- a CDS encoding amidohydrolase family protein, translating to MLLKNGNIYTAENDCPIEADMVISDGRIEEIAQKIPDNGTYGEVLDLQGKALLPGFIDISTCLGIVEAGKRIEETNQTDKTNRFTPNFRMIDGVYWQDDYFRKAAENGVTTVVVNSKYESPLGGQSCAVKTGGEGVTCNRILSSYIDMHGTLGNRVKNNYDTLRVSPLSRMGIMRGIRDVLLQKNTREPGSVRQRTSATSDVGEDGPIRSLMTKDKPLKMTASLFQDIQALIDLSDELGIRVILDEGTESYMLIDELKERMIPVVLGSLLEETSREELSNRRDDIGVMLEKAGLPFCFSTHHPHVSIELYHMSACLHIRNGVSETAALKAMTIHPAAALGLSDRIGSLRKGKDADILVFDGDPFRSLTPLLLTIINGRVIYENRKRD from the coding sequence ATGCTGTTAAAAAACGGAAATATTTACACTGCTGAAAATGATTGTCCTATCGAGGCCGATATGGTGATAAGCGATGGTAGGATAGAAGAAATCGCCCAAAAGATTCCTGATAATGGTACCTATGGGGAGGTCCTTGACCTCCAGGGAAAGGCTCTTCTTCCGGGATTCATAGATATCAGCACCTGCCTTGGCATTGTGGAGGCCGGAAAGCGAATAGAAGAAACGAACCAGACGGATAAAACCAACCGCTTCACACCGAATTTTCGGATGATAGACGGTGTGTACTGGCAGGACGACTATTTTAGAAAAGCCGCTGAGAACGGGGTGACCACCGTGGTCGTAAACTCAAAGTATGAAAGCCCGCTCGGCGGACAGAGCTGTGCAGTTAAGACCGGAGGGGAAGGCGTAACTTGTAATCGGATACTATCATCATATATAGACATGCATGGCACCCTGGGAAATCGTGTTAAAAACAATTACGACACCTTACGGGTTTCTCCTCTTTCACGTATGGGAATTATGCGCGGAATTCGCGATGTGCTTTTGCAGAAGAATACCCGGGAGCCCGGTTCTGTACGGCAAAGAACTTCGGCGACGAGTGATGTTGGAGAAGATGGTCCAATTCGTTCTCTTATGACGAAGGATAAACCTCTGAAAATGACGGCTTCTTTATTTCAGGACATCCAGGCGCTTATTGATCTTTCCGATGAATTGGGGATACGTGTTATATTGGATGAGGGTACCGAATCCTATATGCTCATTGATGAATTAAAGGAGCGTATGATTCCGGTGGTCCTTGGTTCTCTTTTGGAAGAAACCTCTCGGGAGGAACTTTCCAATCGTCGTGACGATATCGGTGTTATGTTGGAAAAGGCGGGGCTCCCTTTCTGCTTTTCTACCCACCATCCTCACGTTTCGATAGAGTTGTACCACATGTCTGCTTGCCTTCACATTCGTAACGGTGTATCTGAAACGGCGGCATTAAAGGCCATGACTATACATCCCGCCGCTGCCTTGGGACTAAGCGACCGCATTGGTTCTTTGCGCAAGGGTAAAGATGCCGATATCCTTGTTTTTGATGGCGATCCCTTTAGGAGTTTGACGCCCCTTTTGTTGACCATCATTAATGGTCGGGTCATCTATGAGAACCGAAAAAGGGATTGA
- a CDS encoding PucR family transcriptional regulator, protein MEQAKIHWFDPARAFDPDTIIQKHLHIVFLPKGGHWVQEGDIVFLPPLFLAEDDVIPSLTSLRGKKVMGICILIQPGSEISKDIVQYIHDIAIPGAYASIEDVRGLFSPSALMKELKENLIELSRNENCSLINILRMIDFTLGTESEIFSFSLGTLISPGYRREPLQHEPPFSEWAWEIQNLPSQETDSYSPRSFSFGGNHYFGYPLFVHSFCQGVIFFRTELPSMYLNSETYIDIIPFILMNLTVEIDKRINSKRRKEEFLWRVLFGYYNNDRTLVGEADLYDIQYTLNRFVWILRIFPDGIDATTNYSVPQVFVNRITNIIAAFFPKDVSIYDHTQIICIHVKDNEKDESLTTKYNKLIRRIEEHLQGFSCMIGVSRAYGNLYDLKKAYNDALFSVRMARLIFKENKKFCSYDDLLIYHLLYDQVDNPILHRLFANTIKLIDIHDRDKDDLLRETIKALIEHNYNMKQAANALNIHRNTLYQRIEKIEEILGFSLRSSRGRLVLQLGETLDLIMKGFLKQE, encoded by the coding sequence ATGGAACAGGCGAAAATACACTGGTTCGATCCGGCACGTGCATTCGACCCAGATACCATCATCCAAAAACATCTTCACATAGTATTCCTTCCCAAAGGTGGACACTGGGTACAAGAAGGCGATATTGTTTTTCTCCCCCCCCTCTTCCTCGCTGAGGATGATGTTATCCCCTCCCTGACTTCGCTGAGGGGAAAAAAGGTAATGGGGATTTGTATCCTTATACAACCGGGAAGTGAGATATCCAAAGATATAGTTCAATACATACATGATATTGCGATTCCCGGGGCATATGCCTCCATTGAGGATGTTCGAGGACTTTTTTCCCCTTCAGCACTCATGAAAGAGCTCAAGGAAAACCTCATAGAGTTGAGTCGAAATGAAAACTGCTCACTTATTAATATTCTCCGTATGATTGATTTTACGCTGGGGACGGAGAGTGAAATATTCTCTTTCTCTTTGGGAACACTGATCAGCCCAGGGTATCGAAGGGAACCATTACAGCATGAGCCTCCCTTTTCAGAATGGGCCTGGGAGATCCAAAATCTCCCCAGTCAGGAAACGGATTCTTACAGTCCGAGGAGCTTTAGCTTCGGAGGAAATCATTATTTCGGATATCCCCTCTTTGTACATTCCTTCTGCCAGGGCGTTATCTTTTTCCGAACCGAACTTCCTTCCATGTATCTGAATTCGGAAACATATATTGATATCATACCCTTTATTCTCATGAACCTCACCGTCGAAATCGACAAGAGGATAAATTCAAAACGGCGCAAGGAAGAGTTTCTCTGGCGAGTTTTGTTCGGCTATTATAATAATGACAGGACCCTGGTAGGAGAAGCCGACCTTTATGATATTCAATATACCCTCAATCGTTTTGTCTGGATCCTCCGCATTTTTCCCGACGGAATAGATGCAACAACAAACTATTCCGTTCCCCAGGTCTTTGTAAATCGTATTACCAATATCATCGCGGCCTTTTTTCCAAAAGATGTTTCCATTTATGATCACACACAAATTATCTGCATTCATGTCAAAGACAATGAAAAAGATGAATCGCTGACAACAAAGTATAATAAGCTTATCAGAAGAATAGAGGAACATCTTCAAGGTTTCTCCTGCATGATAGGCGTCAGCAGGGCATACGGGAACCTTTACGACCTAAAAAAGGCCTATAACGATGCCCTATTCAGTGTACGAATGGCGAGACTGATCTTTAAAGAAAACAAGAAATTTTGCAGTTATGATGATCTGTTGATCTACCACTTACTCTACGATCAGGTCGATAATCCAATCCTTCATCGCCTATTTGCAAATACGATAAAACTTATCGACATCCATGACAGAGACAAGGATGATCTCCTGAGAGAAACAATCAAGGCCTTAATTGAGCACAACTACAACATGAAACAGGCAGCAAACGCACTGAACATCCATCGAAACACTCTTTATCAACGCATAGAAAAGATTGAAGAAATTCTAGGATTCTCCCTCAGAAGCAGCAGGGGTAGGCTTGTTTTACAATTGGGAGAAACCCTAGATCTCATCATGAAGGGCTTTTTAAAGCAAGAATAA
- a CDS encoding GntR family transcriptional regulator, with the protein MKLEKERIISTIMDQVYEVLKENIVNGTLEPGQRIQELQIAKELNVSRSPVRSAITRLIGEGLLESIPNKSVCVRRLGERDIIEAYEFRLIVEQYAVRKVIDHFNDEIKGRLSQFRIAFKTYSNIDQLGDYMRIDSEFHEYIVVVSGNKVIKEALDKVSMLINPFRVFALSSPNRFYDSIEEHTDIVDAILRLDSKAAVELCSRHLTLAKEAILRHLKEKKEPASISS; encoded by the coding sequence ATGAAATTGGAAAAAGAGCGGATCATTTCCACAATCATGGATCAGGTCTATGAGGTACTCAAAGAAAACATTGTAAACGGGACCTTGGAACCTGGACAGCGTATTCAGGAACTTCAGATTGCCAAGGAACTTAACGTCAGCCGTTCACCGGTTCGCAGTGCTATTACGCGCTTGATTGGAGAGGGGCTTCTGGAAAGTATTCCGAACAAAAGCGTCTGTGTACGCAGATTGGGCGAACGCGATATCATTGAAGCCTACGAATTTCGCCTTATCGTTGAGCAGTATGCTGTTAGAAAGGTTATCGATCACTTCAATGATGAAATTAAGGGTCGCCTTAGCCAGTTTCGAATCGCTTTCAAAACTTATTCGAATATAGATCAGTTAGGTGACTATATGAGGATTGATTCGGAATTCCACGAATATATTGTGGTAGTATCCGGTAACAAGGTGATAAAAGAGGCCCTGGATAAGGTTTCTATGCTCATTAATCCCTTTCGTGTTTTTGCATTATCTAGTCCAAATCGTTTTTACGATTCTATCGAAGAACATACCGATATCGTTGATGCTATCCTGCGTCTCGATTCCAAAGCAGCGGTGGAGTTGTGCAGTAGACATCTCACGCTTGCCAAGGAAGCGATCCTTCGCCATCTGAAAGAAAAAAAAGAACCGGCTTCCATCTCTTCATAA